The sequence CCGACTCGACCGCCGAGAACAGGTCGTCGACGCCGTCGGGGTCGGTCACGTCGCCCTGTACCGTCGTCGCCGAGACGCCCCGACTTTCGGCGGCGGCGGCGACGTCTTCGGCTTCGGCGGCGCTCGAGTGATAGTGGACGGCGACGTCCGCACCGCAGTCGGCCGTCGAGAGCAGCAGTTCTCGGCCGATGCCTTTCGCGCTGCCGGTGACGAGAGCGGTACGACCCGAGAGGTCAGGAGTGAGCATACCGATACGTGGGCGGCCGCGAGCAAAAGTGTAGACCGTCGCGGAGTAATCTACATGTGTCGTGAGAACGATTGCCATCGTAGAGCGCCGCATAGCACACAAATGTTTATTCGACACCGAGTAAATCCTTCGTCACTTTTAAGTCGAGAACGTGACTACCGCTAGTCATGGCAATAGACACAGTGCTGCTGGCAGTCGGTGCCGGAGACGCAGAGCGCATCGACCGACTCGGCGAGGTCGCCGTCGACATCGCCGGACCGACCGGCGCGACGGTCGTCCTCGGACACGTCTTCACCCGACAGGAGTACGACGAGACGCTCGACAAACTGGCGTTCGACCAGACCGCCGAGGAGGTCTCGCCGGACGACGTGGCCTCGCGTCACGCGACGATACGCGACCTCACGAAGATTCTCGACGAGGCCGGCGTCGAGTACGACGTTCGCGGCGCGGTGGGCAAGCACGGGACGAGCATCGTCGACCTCGCTTCGAGCGTCGGTGCCGACCAGATTATCGTCGGCGGCCGTCAGCGCTCGCCGACCGGTAAGGCCGTGTTCGGCAGCACCGCGCAGGAAGTCATGCTGTCGGCACCGTGCCCCGTGACGTTCGTCCGCTCGGAGGACTGAGCCGACCTCGGGGCGAACGAGGCGAACACTCATTCGGCTCCGTGCGGCGCACACCCACATGGAACACGAGATCGAGTTCGCACCGTCGTTCACACTGCTGACGCTCTCGCTGGCCTCCGGTGAGACGGTCCGTACCGAAGCCGGCGCGATGGTCAGTTACGACGATGGCATCGACATCGAGACGGGTGCCGACGGCGGCCTCTTCGGGTCGCTCAAGCGGAGTCTGTTGGGCGGCGAGAGCTTCTTTCAGAACACGTTCACCGCCCGCGAAGCCGGGGAACTGTCGCTCGCGCCGCCGCTTCCCGGCGACATCGCGGACTACCGCCTCGACGGCGAGACGCTGTTCGTGCAGTCGGGGTCGTATCTCGCCTCGGGCAGAGACATCGAACTGGACACGCAGTTCGGCGGCGGCCGGTCGTTCTTCGGCGGTGAAGGACTGTTTCTGCTCCGTCTCGACGGAACCGGTCCGGCGTTTCTCTCCAGTTACGGCGCGATTCGGGAGAGAGAACTGAAAGAGGGGGAGAAGTACACCGTCGACACGGGCCACATCGTCGCGTTCGAGGCGACGACGACGTTCGACGTTCGCGCGGTCGGCGGCCTCCGTTCGACGCTGTTCAGCGGCGAGGGGCTGGTCTGCGAGTTCGAGGGTCCCGGTCGGGTGTGGACCCAAACCCGGAGTCCGGACGCGCTGCTCACGTGGCTGATTCCGAAGCTGCCGACGAACACTGCAAGTAGTAACTAAGCTCCGAGTACGGTGTTATTCGGTACCGCTAGACGTTCGTTAGGGAGCCCCTACGGGCAGATTAAGCGACATAACCGCTGCCATCTGACGTATCGAATCTGTGCAGTTAAGTGGCGGGACGGTGGTTGTGAGTACAATGGCCTACTACGTGGGCGTCGACCTCGGTGCGACGAACGTCCGAGCGGTCGTCGCCGACGACGACGGAACCATCATCGGAAACACGAAACACGGGACGCCGCGCGGCCCGACCGGTATCGCGGTGACCGAAGAGGTGCTCAGCGTCGTCCGCGAGGCCTGCGACGAGGCAGGCGTCGCCCCGACCGACGCCGTCGCCGCGGGCATCGGCTCCATCGGCCCGCTGGACCTCGCCGAGGGCGCGATAGAGCAGCCGGCGAACCTGCCGGACACCATCGACCGCATCCCGCTCACGGGCCCGCTGTCGAAACTGCTGGACACCGACGAGATTTACCTCCACAACGACACGAACGCGGGCGTCATCGGCGAGCGCTTCTACTCGGACCGCAACCCCGACGACATGGTGTATCTCACCATCTCCTCGGGCATCGGCGCGGGCGTCTGCGTCGACGGCGAGGTGCTCAGCGGGTGGGACGGCAACGCGGGCGAGGTCGGCCACATGACCATCGACCCGCACGGTTTCCGCACCTGCGGGTGCGGCCACGACGGTCACTGGGAGGCGTACTGCTCCGGCAACAACATCCCGCGGTACGCGGAGGAACTCCACGCGGAGGACCCCGTCGAGACGGCGCTGCCGGTCGAGGACCCCGACTTCTCCGCCATCGACGTGTTCGAGCACGCGGGCGAGGACGAGTTCGCCGACTACATCGTCGACCAGGTCGGTCACTGGAACGCGATGGGCGTCGCCAACACCATCCACGCCTACGCGCCGCTCGTCGTCTTCATCGGCGGCGCGGTGGCGCTGAACAACCCCGACCTCATCTTAGAGCCCATCCGCCGGAAGATGGACGAGATGGTGTTCATCAACGTCCCCGACATCCAGCTGACGACGCTCGGCGACGACGTCGTAGTCCGCGGGGCGCTCGCGAGCGCGATGACCGGCGGGACGGGCGACCGCACTCGTTTCTAAGGGTACCTTCGCTCGGCCTCCGAAGGCGGGACGGTCAGCTGGACGAGACGAGCGACTGAACGAGACGGGCGACTAGGCGAGACGGTCCCGCACTGGGACGGAGACGCGTCGCTTATTCGCCTGCACGTACAGCACCACCTATGCGCAGACGTGACGTGCTGCGCGGAAGCGCCGCCGCGCTCGGACTCTCGGCCGCACCGGCGCTGACGACGAGTCGCGCCGACGCGCATCCGGGACCGTACCGCCCGTACGGGTTCGTCGACGTCAGGGGTGCGAAAGAGGCCGTCGTCGCGCCCGACGGACAGACCGCGTTCGTCGCCGCCAGCGGCGGGTATGCCGTCGTCGACGTGTCGGTCGCCGACCGCCCGGAACTGCTCGCCGAGCGTCGAGAACTCCTCTCGGACCGAGAGGGCGGTCCGCTGCGTCAGGTGTGGGACGTGAAACACGACGCCGCCAACGAGCGACTCCTCGCCGTCGGACCCGCCAACAGCATCCCGGGCGCGCTCTCGGGACTGCTCGTCGAAGACGTCTCTGACCCGCGGGAGCCGGAGACGCTGGCCTTCTTCGAGACCGACTACCCGATACACAACTGCTACGTCAGCGGCGGCTACGCCTACCTCACCGCCAACGAGTACGACCGAAACCCGCTCGTCGTCGTCGACCTCCGAGGCGACGACCCACGGGAGGTCGGCCGGTGGTCGCTCCTGGACGAGGACGCCGCGTGGGGCGACGTCTCGGCGGGTCGCCGGACCGTCCACGACGTGTGGGTACAGGACGGTGTCGCCTACCTCGCTCACTGGGACGCCGGAACGTGGCTGCTCGACGTTTCGGACCCGACGACCCCGGAGACGATCGGACCGCTCGAAGGCGCTTCACCGTCCGAACTCGCCGTCTCCGGCGGACAGAGCGCCCGGCGGGAGTCGACCGTGCCGCCGGGTAACGACCACTACGTGGCGACGAACGAGGACGGGACGCTGCTCGGCGTCGGCAAGGAGTCGTGGGCCGAGCGCGCGGGCGAGGGGGACGGCGACGACGAACTGGTCGGCGGCCCCGGCGGCGTCGAACTGTGGGACGTCGCCGACCCGCAGAGCCCACAGAAGCTGTCGACTATCGACCCGCCGCCGACGCCGGACCCGACGTACGGCGGCGTCTGGACCACCGCACACAACTTCGAACTCCGCGACGACCGACTGTACACCTCGTGGTACCGCGGCGGCGTCAAGCGCCACGACGTCACCGACCCGCGGAACCCGGAGGAACTCGCGTGGTGGCGCGAACCGGAGCGAGCGAGTTTCTGGACCGCTCGCCTCGCCGTCCCCGGGGAGACGTTCGTCGCCAGTAGCATGGGCACCGACGACGCGACCGGGCGACTGTACGTCTTCCCCGACCACGCGGGTCAGCAGACGAACCCGCCGTCGCTCGGCGGCAGCCAGTCGGACGGCGTCGACGTGTTGACACCGACACCGAACCCGGAGTCGAGAGCGGGTGCGAGCGACTCCGGGACGCCAGCGAGCGCCGGCGACAGTGACGGCGACGCCGACGACTCGTCGGCTATCGTCGCACCCGGTTTCGGCGTCGGCACCGCGGTGACGGCGCTCGGCGTCGGCGCGTGGTGGTCGAAGCGACAGACGGGAGCCGCCGAAGCGAGTGACGGGGCCGCCGGAGCGGGTGACGGGAGTCGCCGGGGCGAGTGACGGGAGTCGCCGGAGCGAGTGACGGGAGGACGTGTCGACGACAGCGCGTTAGGAACTCGCTTCGACGTCGGCGTCGGCCTTCCGGTCGGTCGGGTCGCGCATCTCGCCCATCACCTCTTCGAGCGCGTCGGTCGCGGTGAGCAGCCCGACGACTTCGCCGTCCTCCTCGACGAGCGCCAGTTCCTGCTCTGCCTCCTGGAATCGGTCTATCGCCTCGCTCACCGTCGTCCCCGCGTCGAGCGTCAGCGGCGGCGCGGCGATGTCCTCGAACGTCATCTCGCCCGACGAGAGGTCGTCGTAGGCGTTGACGACCGTCGGCGCGTAGACGATGCCGCGGAAGTCCGAAAGCGACTCGCCGGTGAGCGGGAACCGCGTGTGCGGGTTCGCCTCGACGACCGCGAGGTTCTCCTCGACC is a genomic window of Haloprofundus halophilus containing:
- a CDS encoding universal stress protein; this translates as MAIDTVLLAVGAGDAERIDRLGEVAVDIAGPTGATVVLGHVFTRQEYDETLDKLAFDQTAEEVSPDDVASRHATIRDLTKILDEAGVEYDVRGAVGKHGTSIVDLASSVGADQIIVGGRQRSPTGKAVFGSTAQEVMLSAPCPVTFVRSED
- a CDS encoding TIGR00266 family protein, with product MEHEIEFAPSFTLLTLSLASGETVRTEAGAMVSYDDGIDIETGADGGLFGSLKRSLLGGESFFQNTFTAREAGELSLAPPLPGDIADYRLDGETLFVQSGSYLASGRDIELDTQFGGGRSFFGGEGLFLLRLDGTGPAFLSSYGAIRERELKEGEKYTVDTGHIVAFEATTTFDVRAVGGLRSTLFSGEGLVCEFEGPGRVWTQTRSPDALLTWLIPKLPTNTASSN
- a CDS encoding ROK family protein, with the translated sequence MAYYVGVDLGATNVRAVVADDDGTIIGNTKHGTPRGPTGIAVTEEVLSVVREACDEAGVAPTDAVAAGIGSIGPLDLAEGAIEQPANLPDTIDRIPLTGPLSKLLDTDEIYLHNDTNAGVIGERFYSDRNPDDMVYLTISSGIGAGVCVDGEVLSGWDGNAGEVGHMTIDPHGFRTCGCGHDGHWEAYCSGNNIPRYAEELHAEDPVETALPVEDPDFSAIDVFEHAGEDEFADYIVDQVGHWNAMGVANTIHAYAPLVVFIGGAVALNNPDLILEPIRRKMDEMVFINVPDIQLTTLGDDVVVRGALASAMTGGTGDRTRF
- a CDS encoding LVIVD repeat-containing protein, giving the protein MRRRDVLRGSAAALGLSAAPALTTSRADAHPGPYRPYGFVDVRGAKEAVVAPDGQTAFVAASGGYAVVDVSVADRPELLAERRELLSDREGGPLRQVWDVKHDAANERLLAVGPANSIPGALSGLLVEDVSDPREPETLAFFETDYPIHNCYVSGGYAYLTANEYDRNPLVVVDLRGDDPREVGRWSLLDEDAAWGDVSAGRRTVHDVWVQDGVAYLAHWDAGTWLLDVSDPTTPETIGPLEGASPSELAVSGGQSARRESTVPPGNDHYVATNEDGTLLGVGKESWAERAGEGDGDDELVGGPGGVELWDVADPQSPQKLSTIDPPPTPDPTYGGVWTTAHNFELRDDRLYTSWYRGGVKRHDVTDPRNPEELAWWREPERASFWTARLAVPGETFVASSMGTDDATGRLYVFPDHAGQQTNPPSLGGSQSDGVDVLTPTPNPESRAGASDSGTPASAGDSDGDADDSSAIVAPGFGVGTAVTALGVGAWWSKRQTGAAEASDGAAGAGDGSRRGE